One genomic window of Nerophis lumbriciformis linkage group LG31, RoL_Nlum_v2.1, whole genome shotgun sequence includes the following:
- the LOC133574155 gene encoding uncharacterized protein isoform X2: MCERTIAGYEEELSRAKEENERQHEPLDSIFRTHQVVSHNADVQQVICCRDGFPLQPKGESSTLKQEEPQPAHVKEEEEELCITQEETDLTKRTLTAVPVKTEDKPQEFSQLHHSPSEEDRGMDPPSSCSPKHITEVDGGHCEESETYNLLAPLSDNEDTLSAPEDEQRLLNSNTDCKGDMRTQTENKHSECSEKKMGKKGLLCPVCAKSFFHSWDLTRHMRAHKGEKPYSCSVCSKRFSRNDILIQHKFTHTGEKPFVCSVCGKSFSAMSSMVSHMRIHTGEKPYSCLLCSKSFSQHSSLTAHKRTHTGEKPFGCSMCDKSFSTKSNMVNHMRTHTREKRFCCNICGKMLIKKVSLIEHQRTHTGEKPFSCSVCGKKFTSNPNMVKHMRIHTGEKPYSCSVCATAFARNDYLMAHMQTHNR, encoded by the coding sequence acgtccagcaggtgATTTGTTGTCGAGATGGATTTCCTCTACAACCGAAAGGtgagagctccactttgaagcaggaggaaCCACAGCCCGCCCAtgttaaagaagaagaggaggaactaTGCATCACTCAGGAGGAGACAGATCTCACCAAGAGGACACTGACTGCTGTccctgtgaagactgaagacaaACCCCAGGAGttctcacagcttcatcacagtccaagtgagGAGGACAGAGGGATGGACCCTCCAAGCAGCTGCTCGCCAAAACACATAACAGAAGTTGATGGAGGCCACTGTGAAGAATCAGAAACatacaacctcttagctccattATCGGATAACGAGGACACATTAAGCGCTCCTGAGGATGAACAGCGACTTTTGAACAGCAATACAGACTGTaagggtgatatgaggactcaaacagaaaataaacactctgaatgctccgAAAAGAAAATGGGCAAAAAAGGTTTGCTCTGCCCAGTTTGTGCTAAAAGCTTCTTTCATAGTTGGGACTTGACGCGACACATGCGGGCACACAAAGGAGAGAAACCTTATAGCTGTTCAGTCTGTAGTAAAAGATTTTCTCGAAATGATATTTTAATTCAGCATAAATTTACGCATACAGGAGAGAAACCTTTCgtgtgttcagtttgtggtaaaagtttCTCTGCCATGTCCAGCATGGtgtcacacatgagaatacacacaggcGAAAAACCCTATTCTTGCTTACTTTGTTCTAAATCATTTTCACAACACAGCAGTTTGACAGCACACAAACgcacgcacacaggagaaaaacctttcggTTGCTCGATGTGCGATAAAAGTTTTTCTACCAAGTCAAATATGGTGAATCACATGAGGACGCATACAAGAGAAAAACGTTTTTGTTGCAATATTTGTGGCAAAATGTTGATCAAAAAGGTATCTTTGATTGAACACCAAaggacacacactggagaaaaaccgttTAGTTGCTCCGTTTGTGGTAAAAAATTCACTTCAAATCCAAACATGGttaaacacatgagaatacacactggggaAAAACCCTATTCCTGTTCAGTTTGTGCTACAGCATTCGCGCGAAATGACTATTTGATGGCACACATGCAGACGCACAACAGATAA
- the LOC133574155 gene encoding uncharacterized protein isoform X5, whose amino-acid sequence MDPPSSCSPKHITEVDGGHCEESETYNLLAPLSDNEDTLSAPEDEQRLLNSNTDCKGDMRTQTENKHSECSEKKMGKKGLLCPVCAKSFFHSWDLTRHMRAHKGEKPYSCSVCSKRFSRNDILIQHKFTHTGEKPFVCSVCGKSFSAMSSMVSHMRIHTGEKPYSCLLCSKSFSQHSSLTAHKRTHTGEKPFGCSMCDKSFSTKSNMVNHMRTHTREKRFCCNICGKMLIKKVSLIEHQRTHTGEKPFSCSVCGKKFTSNPNMVKHMRIHTGEKPYSCSVCATAFARNDYLMAHMQTHNR is encoded by the coding sequence ATGGACCCTCCAAGCAGCTGCTCGCCAAAACACATAACAGAAGTTGATGGAGGCCACTGTGAAGAATCAGAAACatacaacctcttagctccattATCGGATAACGAGGACACATTAAGCGCTCCTGAGGATGAACAGCGACTTTTGAACAGCAATACAGACTGTaagggtgatatgaggactcaaacagaaaataaacactctgaatgctccgAAAAGAAAATGGGCAAAAAAGGTTTGCTCTGCCCAGTTTGTGCTAAAAGCTTCTTTCATAGTTGGGACTTGACGCGACACATGCGGGCACACAAAGGAGAGAAACCTTATAGCTGTTCAGTCTGTAGTAAAAGATTTTCTCGAAATGATATTTTAATTCAGCATAAATTTACGCATACAGGAGAGAAACCTTTCgtgtgttcagtttgtggtaaaagtttCTCTGCCATGTCCAGCATGGtgtcacacatgagaatacacacaggcGAAAAACCCTATTCTTGCTTACTTTGTTCTAAATCATTTTCACAACACAGCAGTTTGACAGCACACAAACgcacgcacacaggagaaaaacctttcggTTGCTCGATGTGCGATAAAAGTTTTTCTACCAAGTCAAATATGGTGAATCACATGAGGACGCATACAAGAGAAAAACGTTTTTGTTGCAATATTTGTGGCAAAATGTTGATCAAAAAGGTATCTTTGATTGAACACCAAaggacacacactggagaaaaaccgttTAGTTGCTCCGTTTGTGGTAAAAAATTCACTTCAAATCCAAACATGGttaaacacatgagaatacacactggggaAAAACCCTATTCCTGTTCAGTTTGTGCTACAGCATTCGCGCGAAATGACTATTTGATGGCACACATGCAGACGCACAACAGATAA